Proteins encoded in a region of the Uloborus diversus isolate 005 chromosome 1, Udiv.v.3.1, whole genome shotgun sequence genome:
- the LOC129224687 gene encoding LOW QUALITY PROTEIN: cuticle protein LPCP-23-like (The sequence of the model RefSeq protein was modified relative to this genomic sequence to represent the inferred CDS: deleted 1 base in 1 codon) has protein sequence MYKLVVLFAALAICSATVVVPSAYHYLAPHSAAKVTKVEWEHKPISYVVPAVAPVAPLVTYSHAKTLVHHAPLLHAPPVVHHAPALLHAPLVHAPVVHAAPLLHAPAVVSSHTSTTLLHKKA, from the exons GTTGTTTTATTCGCTGCCCTGGCCATCTGTTCCGCCACAGTTGTAGTGCCCAGTGCCTACCACTACCTGGCTCCCCACTCCGCAGCCAAGGTAACCAAGGTCGAATGGGAACACAAGCCCATCAGCTACGTCGTCCCTGCTGTGGCACCCGTAGCACCCCTGGTCACTTACAGCCATGCTAAGACCCTCGTCCACCACGCCCCACTGCTCCACGCT CCCCCCGTCGTCCACCATGCCCCTGCTCTGTTGCACGCCCCACTTGTGCACGCTCCAGTGGTGCATGCCGCTCCTCTTCTCCACGCCCCTGCCGTTGTCAGCAGCCACACTTCTACCACCCTCTTGCACAAGAAGGCCTAA